A single genomic interval of Camelina sativa cultivar DH55 chromosome 11, Cs, whole genome shotgun sequence harbors:
- the LOC104721909 gene encoding uncharacterized protein LOC104721909 has protein sequence MEEWIPLFDIFLNSSSPETEASLWLDQASSSSTSSAAAPPINRSSFVSLLKQQCDHQNSSPVTKKVLFIETLPNMVQSKILSFLLSEYQRFRVSDLVWLAREILASKAADFWVQRDAQNLLDKIPKPKFDWISHLDLASANDDSFREEFDSVPDWLTQKAASTGTILPWLPVSFDDVVDSEMLVVDSWNGEEVSLIGEGMEEDHREVVDNIDHTMNVGLQADDHELAANLRAQVTSSESTTEVLTLCDEIRKLCLEKGKDSFRVLALIEPWNADDETAAVLLSNLHSGIKEDELGWPSQVLCSIVLPKFLSLETSASRVLMSATIEFCKIHQRAAEYALVFPLILRKRGINNFICEVISRVLKECLHLGHTSGFCQKLLCERTEERRFLFLPCHRDLISEDLTWNESLFILFQNVLLHDVSLTQDSVDCLVSKVQELAARYSKSLKFGNFLLHFIAKCAPMLQAHKYQLVEAVKCTNSLVTKSILSKLNAL, from the exons ATGGAGGAGTGGATTCCGCTGTTCGACATTTTCTTAAATAGTTCCTCGCCGGAAACTGAGGCTTCGCTGTGGCTAGACcaggcttcttcttcctccacctccTCTGCCGCGGCGCCGCCCATCAACCGGAGCTCGTTTGTTTCGTTGCTTAAGCAACAATGCGATCATCAGAATTCATCTCCGGTGACGAAGAA GGTTCTTTTCATTGAGACATTACCTAACATGGTTCAGTCAAAGATTCTATCTTTCCTTCTTTCCGAGTATCAGAGGTTTCGCGTTAGTGATTTGGTTTGGCTGGCTAGAGAAATTTTAGCCAGTAAAGCTGCTGATTTCTGGGTTCAGAGAGATGCACAGAACCTGCTCGACAAAATTCCTAAACCAAAGTTTGATTGGATATCTCATCTAGATTTGGCTTCTGCTAATGACGATAGCTTTAGGGAGGAATTTGACTCTGTACCTGATTGGCTCACTCAGAAAGCTGCTTCTACTGGTACAATTCTTCCATGGCTTCCTGTATCATTCGATGATGTAGTAGATTCAGAAATGCTGGTTGTTGATTCTTGGAATGGAGAGGAGGTGAGTCTCATCGGAGAGGGTATGGAAGAAGATCATCGAGAAGTTGTTGATAACATTGATCATACCATGAATGTTGGGTTACAAGCTGATGATCATGAATTGGCGGCGAATCTTAGAGCTCAGGTTACTAGCTCTGAGTCTACTACTGAAGTTTTAACCTTGTGTGATGAAATTCGAAAACTTTGCTTGGAGAAGGGTAAGGATTCTTTTAGAGTTTTGGCGTTGATTGAACCTTGGAATGCAGATGATGAGACTGCTGCAGTTTTACTTTCGAATTTGCATAGTGGAATTAAGGAAGATGAGCTTGGTTGGCCAAGCCAGGTTCTATGTTCGATCGTGCTTCCCAAGTTTTTGTCTCTTGAGACATCCGCCTCTCGTGTGTTAATGTCTGCAACAATCGAGTTTTGCAAGATCCACCAAAGAGCAGCTGAGTATGCGTTGGTGTTCCCTTTGATACTCAGGAAAAGAGGGATAAACAACTTCATCTGTGAGGTGATTTCAAGGGTTTTGAAAGAATGCTTGCACTTGGGTCATACATCTGGTTTTTGCCAGAAGTTACTTTGTGAAAGAACAGAAGAGAGGAGGTTTCTGTTCCTTCCCTGCCACCGAGATCTTATATCTGAAGATCTAACATGGAATGAATCTCTGTTTATCCTTTTCCAGAACGTCTTGCTCCACGACGTCTCTTTAACCCAAGATTCTGTTGATTGTCTTGTTTCCAAGGTTCAGGAGTTGGCGGCAAGGTATTCCAAATCTCTAAAATTTGGGAACTTCTTGCTACATTTTATTGCCAAATGTGCTCCGATGCTACAGGCTCATAAGTATCAGCTGGTCGAAGCTGTTAAGTGCACTAACAGTCTAGTCACAAAATCTATCTTGTCGAAACTCAACGCCCTGTAG